The following are from one region of the Bacilli bacterium genome:
- the mgsA gene encoding methylglyoxal synthase, which translates to MNIAFIAHDRKKEELVNFALAYSHVFRKHQLYATGTTGLRIAEKTGLTIHRFMSGPLGGDQQIGSLVAQNEMDLVIFLRDPLMAQPHEPDIIALLRLCDVHSIPVATNIACAEIMVRALDRGDFAWRELVHKYKPGESI; encoded by the coding sequence ATGAATATCGCGTTTATTGCCCATGACCGCAAAAAAGAAGAACTGGTCAATTTTGCGCTGGCCTATTCCCACGTATTTCGCAAACATCAGCTTTACGCTACGGGCACGACGGGATTAAGGATTGCGGAAAAAACCGGATTGACGATACACCGCTTCATGTCGGGCCCGCTTGGCGGGGATCAGCAGATTGGATCACTTGTGGCGCAAAATGAAATGGATTTGGTCATTTTTTTGCGCGATCCGTTGATGGCGCAGCCGCATGAGCCGGATATTATCGCGTTGCTCAGACTATGCGACGTGCACAGCATCCCCGTCGCCACGAACATCGCTTGCGCGGAAATTATGGTGAGGGCATTGGATCGGGGCGATTTTGCCTGGCGGGAGCTTGTGCATAAATATAAACCGGGTGAGAGCATATGA
- a CDS encoding tetratricopeptide repeat protein, whose translation MGEKKEILKAYESILDQNFAQAIDWFEQAIAKDPDNAEYHYKLSITYARSDKLDKALFHARAAAGFANGNEKYLFHLQHITARDLVRQAELALRKRHDRHAEAIELLERATALDPLNVDGHLLLGAAYAALRRYDQAIRSLEEVIRLDPQHELGAKLLKEYNEQFK comes from the coding sequence ATGGGTGAAAAAAAAGAAATTCTGAAAGCGTACGAGTCGATTTTGGACCAAAATTTTGCCCAGGCGATCGATTGGTTTGAACAGGCGATCGCCAAAGATCCGGACAACGCGGAGTATCATTATAAATTATCGATCACCTACGCGCGCAGCGACAAGCTGGATAAAGCGCTTTTTCACGCCCGGGCGGCCGCGGGCTTCGCAAACGGCAACGAGAAATATCTGTTTCATCTTCAGCACATCACAGCCCGGGATCTGGTGCGGCAGGCCGAACTGGCCTTGCGCAAACGGCACGACCGGCATGCGGAAGCGATTGAATTGCTGGAACGGGCGACGGCGTTGGACCCATTGAATGTGGACGGACATCTGTTGTTGGGAGCGGCATATGCCGCATTGCGCCGTTACGATCAGGCGATCCGTTCGCTCGAAGAAGTAATCAGGCTTGACCCGCAGCATGAGCTTGGGGCAAAATTACTTAAAGAATATAACGAGCAATTTAAGTAA
- a CDS encoding nucleotide pyrophosphohydrolase, whose product MSDKTMRQLQNEVDAYISQFKEGYFSPLAMMARMTEEVGELAREINHRYGEKPKRADEKENTVEMELGDILFIVICFANSLGIDLTAAHDKVMEKFNTRDKDRWTRLHTE is encoded by the coding sequence TTGTCCGATAAAACGATGCGTCAGCTGCAAAACGAAGTGGACGCCTACATCTCCCAATTCAAGGAAGGCTATTTCAGCCCGCTTGCGATGATGGCGAGAATGACCGAGGAAGTAGGCGAATTGGCCAGGGAAATCAATCACCGGTATGGCGAGAAGCCGAAAAGGGCCGACGAAAAAGAAAATACGGTGGAAATGGAACTTGGTGATATTTTATTCATCGTGATTTGTTTCGCCAATTCGCTGGGGATTGATTTGACCGCGGCGCACGACAAGGTCATGGAGAAATTCAATACGCGCGACAAAGATCGCTGGACCCGGTTACACACCGAATGA
- the dapB gene encoding 4-hydroxy-tetrahydrodipicolinate reductase: MAIRVAVTGACGRMGREVVKMVLEDSELQLVAAIDPSATGSDAGTIVGKSACGVAIESDLELALVQSHADVMVDFTTPHTVMNNVKTAIRLKVRPVVGTTGFSPEDIALLDKLAREQQIGGIIAPNFSIGAILMMKFAAQAAKYLPHVEIIEYHGDQKLDAPSGTSIKTAELISQSRQELKQGNPNETEVIEGARGGYINGFRIHSVRLPGVFAQQEVIFGGHGQTLKIRHDSYDRAGYMPGVNVAVKKVLDVQGIVYGFEHFLD, encoded by the coding sequence ATGGCAATCAGAGTGGCAGTAACCGGCGCTTGCGGCAGAATGGGGCGCGAAGTGGTCAAGATGGTGTTGGAAGACAGCGAGTTGCAATTGGTGGCGGCAATCGACCCTTCAGCTACAGGCAGCGATGCCGGCACGATCGTTGGAAAAAGCGCTTGCGGCGTCGCGATCGAAAGCGACCTGGAATTGGCGTTGGTGCAATCGCATGCAGACGTCATGGTGGATTTTACAACCCCCCATACGGTGATGAATAACGTAAAAACCGCTATCCGCCTGAAAGTAAGGCCGGTTGTCGGCACAACGGGCTTTTCGCCTGAAGATATCGCATTGTTGGACAAGCTGGCGCGCGAACAGCAAATCGGCGGCATCATCGCGCCAAATTTTTCCATCGGTGCGATTTTGATGATGAAATTCGCCGCGCAGGCTGCCAAATATTTGCCGCATGTGGAAATTATCGAGTACCATGGCGACCAAAAGCTGGACGCTCCGTCCGGCACCTCGATCAAGACGGCCGAATTGATTTCGCAGTCGCGGCAAGAACTCAAACAGGGCAATCCGAATGAAACGGAAGTGATCGAAGGGGCGCGCGGGGGATACATAAACGGGTTCCGCATTCACAGCGTAAGACTCCCTGGCGTGTTTGCACAACAGGAAGTTATTTTCGGCGGACATGGCCAAACGCTGAAAATCCGGCATGACTCGTACGATCGTGCGGGCTACATGCCGGGTGTCAACGTCGCGGTTAAAAAAGTGTTGGATGTGCAAGGAATCGTTTACGGGTTCGAGCATTTTCTCGACTAG